A stretch of the Hippocampus zosterae strain Florida chromosome 16, ASM2543408v3, whole genome shotgun sequence genome encodes the following:
- the nop16 gene encoding nucleolar protein 16 isoform X1: MSKVKKKSKSNTFNYNQNRKKLKKKFRKKANPRIENKQIREAWDPSKSLTRNLHDMGLVSDPNRILPIKKESLLGLRKERTAPAHIVIKPYVVNQLEEEANLPVTDTKTLSSDLIMYVQHMIREHKDNYKAMARDEKNYYQDTPKQIKRKINEYKRCHSQHYDAFVASLATPMSH, encoded by the exons AtgtcaaaagtaaaaaagaagagcaaaagtaatacttttaacTATAATCAAAACCGCAAGAAGCTGAAGAAGAAGTTCAGGAAGAAAGCCAATCCGAGGATAGAAAA TAAACAAATACGAGAGGCATGGGATCCAAGCAAGTCCTTGACTAGGAACCTGCACGACATGGGCCTGGTGTCCGACCCAAACCGCATTTTACCCATCAAGAAAGAGAGC CTCCTTGGGTTAAGAAAAGAGAGAACAGCTCCCGCCCACATTGTGATCAAGCCCTACGTCGTCAACC AGCTGGAGGAAGAGGCCAACCTGCCAGTGACGGACACCAAGACGCTGTCTTCCGACTTGATCATGTACGTCCAGCACATGATCCGGGAACACAAAGACAACTACAAG GCGATGGCCCGCGACGAGAAAAACTACTACCAGGATACGCCCAAGCAGATTAAGAGGAAGATCAACGAGTACAAGCGCTGCCACTCACAGCACTACGACGCCTTTGTCGCCTCGCTTGCCACACCCATGTCTCATTGA
- the arl10 gene encoding ADP-ribosylation factor-like 10 — protein sequence MMLLRHISVALTAAMVTLGSAIFIARNYFYPRRTWSPYAQYATIKEEKEDPRKRQVLVLGLDGAGKSSVLQGLTPSGGKRGHCRPTRGFNFVSLSAPACQLDFLEIGGGEELRPYWLEYLIRTHVLVYVVDSSDRGRLPLAKLELHRLLRVQPQLPVVVLGNKQDKTDAVSVSELHEALSLGSVVEDRKLFLLAAQLGSDSALRNSCRDLDTLQDLLLQLV from the exons ATGATGCTTCTCCGGCACATCTCGGTGGCGCTGACCGCCGCCATGGTCACGCTGGGTTCGGCCATCTTCATCGCCCGCAACTACTTCTACCCGAGGCGAACGTGGTCACCGTACGCACAATATGCCACCATCAAGGAA GAGAAAGAGGACCCCAGGAAGCGGCAGGTGCTGGTGCTCGGCTTGGACGGAGCCGGCAAGAGCAGCGTGCTCCAGGGTCTGACGCCCAGTGGGGGCAAGAGGGGCCACTGCCGGCCCACCCGAGGCTTCAACTTCGTCAGCCTCAGCGCGCCCGCTTGTCAGCTGGACTTCCTGGAGA TTGGCGGCGGTGAGGAACTGCGTCCTTACTGGTTAGAGTATCTGATCAGAACTCACGTGCTGGTCTATGTGGTGGACTCGTCTGATCGCGGTCGCCTCCCGCTGGCAAAGTTGGAGCTGCACCGCCTCCTGCGGGTGCAACCCCAGCTGCCCGTGGTGGTCCTGGGGAACAAACAG GATAAAACTGACGCGGTGAGCGTGTCCGAGCTCCACGAGGCCTTGTCTCTGGGCTCAGTGGTGGAGGATAGGAAGCTGTTCCTCCTGGCTGCCCAGCTGGGCTCCGACAGTGCCCTGAGGAACTCCTGCAGAGACCTGGACACCTTACAGGACCTCCTGCTACAGCTTGTGTGA